A single genomic interval of Pochonia chlamydosporia 170 chromosome 7, whole genome shotgun sequence harbors:
- a CDS encoding serine/threonine protein kinase (similar to Metarhizium acridum CQMa 102 XP_007809170.1), whose product MSNTQDIIAWLVPTARGTPADKATNIQANNSRTVSTSSSSYLSSKLSDISSKPQRAIQLCFSRAPRRLGSFVLGTDPNLCDVVLPKMAGISAQHCSISFDAESRLVLDDFSERGTQVWYDWECSGDQRDYSWILSSGSAYGFPSTVQRIAIDIQGVRFQLVVNDHSDNWDAYKANVDAFCEQPSWTDGFTSDWDTDVMYAQPLFQHIFVKGHGGEPTGEIYLWDMSRPWEPMVRAAA is encoded by the coding sequence ATGAGCAACACTCAAGACATAATCGCCTGGCTGGTCCCAACGGCACGCGGCACACCCGCCGATAAAGCAACAAATATCCAGGCCAACAACTCCCGCACAGtatcaacctcctcatcaagctACCTATCATCCAAGTTATCCGATATTTCCAGCAAACCCCAGCGCGCTATTCAACTGTGCTTTAGCCGAGCGCCCCGTCGACTGGGCAGTTTCGTCCTCGGCACAGATCCCAATTTATGCGATGTGGTTCTTCCCAAGATGGCTGGTATTTCCGCGCAGCACTGCTCGATTAGTTTTGACGCCGAGTCGAGGCTTGTGCTGGATGATTTTTCGGAGAGAGGCACACAAGTCTGGTATGACTGGGAGTGCAGCGGAGATCAAAGAGATTATTCGTGGATCTTGAGCAGCGGCAGCGCATACGGATTTCCAAGCACCGTTCAACGCATCGCTATTGATATACAGGGTGTGCGGTTTCAACTCGTCGTCAATGACCACTCGGACAATTGGGACGCATACAAGGCCAATGTTGATGCGTTTTGTGAACAGCCCTCCTGGACAGATGGCTTCACGTCAGATTGGGATACTGATGTCATGTATGCGCAGCCGCTATTTCAACACATTTTCGTCAAGGGACATGGTGGTGAGCCCACGGGGGAGATATATCTCTGGGACATGTCTCGGCCGTGGGAACCGATGGTGAGGGCCGCTGCTTGA
- a CDS encoding DNA-dependent RNA polymerase I subunit A43 (similar to Metarhizium acridum CQMa 102 XP_007809171.1), with protein MPAAASPEPATPKHEKKHKKDKSSKLEKKRAREEDAALADGERKHKRSKSVTADAIAQSQELSGSQDVTSEKKKKKKDKKVKHEGDAGGDDVAAADAAKSDKKKKKKSKHHTEETEGLEGKDGETNSNIEESKSEKKDKKKKKKHAEVTDEVVDAVIAKKSKTNSQLTTLDDPDAMDIDEPSTSTSKSSTAYQPPDIPADPQFPFFKQTVSLYEPLYPNGWAQPVTSCQYQHLQHLQNKYVPSLRGVLLDYKNVALGPEPGRDGAATDDETPTTVVSKEYAVGFGWITADVELFVPSRGAWMEGSVNLQTEGHIGVVCFGKFNASIEARRLPPAWKWVSNESPEAHGFEETASVITADDHGVVRQIHSTGFWVDGNGDRVKGKVRFRIRNFDAGTSGDTSYLSLEGTMLDKDSEKKLVKEEARTAQMRRQKKGGHKIERRRAPDFSMTRFEDVEAAGEGDGQQLQQGSEAMQES; from the coding sequence ATGCCCGCCGCAGCATCGCCCGAACCGGCGACACCGAAGCACGAGAAGAAACACAAGAAGGAcaagtcgtcaaagttggaaaAGAAGCGGGCGCGCGAGGAGGATGCCGCGTTGGCAGATGGCGAGAGAAAGCACAAGAGATCCAAGAGCGTCACCGCAGATGCAATTGCCCAAAGCCAAGAACTTTCCGGAAGTCAAGATGTGACTAgcgagaaaaagaagaagaagaaggacaagaaagTCAAGCATGAGGGAGATGCTGGCGGCGATGATGTAGCGGCAGCCGACGCAGCCAAGTCggacaagaaaaagaagaagaagagcaagcacCACACGGAGGAGACGGAAGGACTTGAGGGAAAGGATGGCGAGACAAATTCAAACATCGAGGAATCAAAATCCGAAaagaaggataagaagaagaagaaaaagcacGCCGAGGTCACCGATGAGGTTGTAGACGCCGTCATCgcaaagaagtcaaagacGAACTCACAGCTCACCACACTCGACGACCCCGATgccatggacattgacgagcCTTCcacttcaacatcaaaatccTCTACAGCGTACCAGCCACCAGATATCCCTGCGGATCCCCAGTTCCCATTCTTCAAACAGACCGTCTCGCTATACGAGCCTTTGTACCCGAATGGATGGGCCCAACCCGTGACAAGCTGCCAATACCAGCACCTGCAACATCTGCAAAACAAATATGTGCCATCACTGCGAGGCGTCCTACTCGACTACAAAAACGTCGCGCTAGGCCCCGAACCCGGGCGAGACGGTGCCGCCACTGATGACGAGACTCCCACCACTGTGGTATCGAAGGAATACGCCGTCGGTTTTGGCTGGATCACGGCCGACGTGGAGCTCTTTGTTCCCAGTCGAGGAGCTTGGATGGAGGGTAGCGTCAACCTGCAGACCGAAGGACACATTGGCGTTGTTTGTTTTGGCAAGTTCAACGCGTCCATTGAAGCCCGACGACTACCCCCGGCGTGGAAATGGGTATCCAACGAATCGCCTGAGGCTCACGGATTCGAAGAGACAGCGTCTGTCATCACAGCTGACGACCACGGCGTGGTTCGCCAGATCCACAGCACAGGGTTCTGGGTCGATGGCAACGGAGACAGAGTCAAGGGCAAGGTCCGCTTCAGAATACGCAACTTTGACGCCGGTACGAGCGGAGATACCAGCTACCTCAGCTTGGAAGGCACcatgttggacaaggatagcgagaagaagctggtcaaggagGAAGCGCGCACAGCACAAATGAGAcggcagaagaagggtgGACACAAGATTGAGCGACGAAGAGCACCCGACTTTAGCATGACGCGGTTTGAAGATGTAGAGGCGGCCGGCGAAGGGGACGgacagcagctgcagcaggGAAGCGAAGCCATGCAGGAATCATAG
- a CDS encoding heterokaryon incompatibility protein (HET) domain-containing protein gives MLTYKKLDTSKDQIRLIRFLRNGNTPLEFSLETVSKDDKIEYYCLSYTWGDSTTTWPIIVDDARVSVTENLGMALQRINDEECVHLLWVDALCINQQDNIEKRQQLPLMGGIYSNALAVFAWIGAETASSGDVIEEIVRVGDIFVMDLLRGILSPASEVEVAMAAPMLKSHSFLVRTLLPLAGGIVGRWVPRPFEKIGWTSPDKLPTVEAFTEFFSRPYWKRTWVVQELATAREVYMLCGCKREPLWTLLAWVYHMVLIAALGVTEEMGIFEWLLSVATSGLKALEFLRAISVHDPRKGLEILDLIQECGQMEVSVPQDRVFALLGLVTDDAKVGVEVDYSVPLQVHLERVTKNFFLRRGIKLGWLNTSRHPWASGSPTWVALPSTNVGNDFSRMKALFYRKETGRSLTQSESTASSFQAHGNTLPTVSRAAFPAPGVFRAACYSIGEFARSEPLLRFRDGAEIKRAVRQVLGAASLMDVSPFLGAAFMLKNLNSFVNSANLVTNSAWVANDQHDYPLWWLLIRHAKPCPDDPGSTLQTAMWQTGFQKLQKYLDDRVEGGIIPKTGPTDDMTWQQLAELSQEESLYARCATWSFFVYDNISMSVFRTSNGYLGIYKGVMETGDRLIILPGVNLPHVVRPIGPDRYTILAEAYVLGIMHGEFFDTIPTPEPTWMEFH, from the coding sequence ATGTTAACGTACAAAAAGCTTGATACCTCAAAAGATCAGATACGATTAATTCGTTTCTTGCGGAATGGAAATACTCCTCTTGAATTCTCCTTAGAAACCGTCTCCAAGGATGACAAGATTGAGTATTACTGCCTATCCTACACGTGGGGAGACTCAACGACAACATGGCCCATTattgtcgatgatgccagaGTTTCCGTTACTGAGAATCTCGGGATGGCCCTGCAGAGAATAAATGACGAAGAATGTGTCCATCTGCTCTGGGTAGACGCACTTTGTATCAACCAGCAGGATAACATCGAGAAGCGGCAGCAACTACCCTTAATGGGAGGGATCTACAGTAACGCTTTGGCCGTGTTTGCATGGATTGGCGCTGAAACTGCTTCGTCAGGAGATGTTATAGAAGAAATCGTCAGAGTTGGAGATATTTTCGTCATGGACCTGTTGCGAGGCATCTTATCCCCGGCATCCGAGGTTGAGGTTGCCATGGCGGCGCCAATGCTCAAGTCACATAGCTTCTTGGTACGCACTTTGCTTCCACTAGCAGGTGGCATCGTCGGCCGATGGGTGCCACGGCCGTTTGAGAAGATTGGATGGACGTCTCCAGATAAACTTCCAACTGTTGAAGCATTCACTGAGTTCTTTTCCCGCCCTTACTGGAAGAGAACATGGGTTGTGCAAGAGTTAGCGACAGCACGTGAAGTATATATGCTCTGTGGATGCAAAAGAGAACCACTATGGACACTACTCGCCTGGGTTTACCACATGGTACTTATAGCAGCTTTGGGAGTCACTGAAGAAATGGGCATATTTGAATGGCTCCTTTCCGTTGCGACTTCAGGTCTGAAGGCTCTTGAATTTTTGCGTGCAATCTCTGTACACGACCCGAGAAAGGGTTTGGAGATTCTGGACCTTATCCAGGAATGTGGTCAAATGGAGGTGTCTGTTCCCCAGGACCGAGTTTTTGCCCTGTTGGGACTTGTGACAGATGACGCCAAAGTTGGGGTAGAGGTTGACTATTCCGTCCCTCTCCAGGTACACTTGGAAAGAGTTACAAAAAATTTCTTTTTGCGTCGCGGTATTAAGCTTGGCTGGTTGAATACTAGCCGGCACCCATGGGCATCTGGCAGTCCAACTTGGGTTGCTCTGCCGTCAACCAATGTAGGGAACGATTTCTCAAGGATGAAGGCTCTTTTTTACCGTAAAGAAACTGGTAGGTCATTGACGCAAAGTGAAAGTACGGCGAGCAGCTTTCAGGCTCATGGGAATACGCTACCCACTGTATCTCGAGCTGCTTTCCCTGCTCCGGGAGTTTTCAGAGCAGCGTGCTATTCGATCGGAGAATTCGCTCGTAGCGAGCCTTTACTTCGATTCAGAGATGGCGCGGAAATAAAAAGAGCAGTTCGTCAAGTCTTGGGCGCGGCATCTCTCATGGATGTGAGCCCTTTCCTAGGGGCGGCGTTTATGTTGAAAAACCTGAATTCCTTTGTCAACTCTGCCAACCTAGTCACCAACTCAGCTTGGGTTGCTAACGATCAGCACGACTATCCTCTATGGTGGCTCTTGATCCGACATGCCAAGCCATGTCCTGATGATCCCGGGAGCACTCTCCAAACCGCCATGTGGCAGACCGGCTTCCAAAAGCTACAGAAATATTTGGATGACAGAGTCGAGGGCGGAATAATTCCAAAAACTGGTCCTACGGATGACATGACGTGGCAGCAGCTGGCTGAGCTGTCTCAGGAGGAATCCTTGTACGCAAGATGTGCCACATGGTCGTTTTTTGTATACGACAATATATCAATGTCGGTATTCCGGACCTCTAATGGGTATCTCGGAATTTATAAAGGAGTCATGGAAACAGGGGATCGCCTGATCATCCTTCCAGGAGTGAATTTACCCCATGTTGTGCGACCTATCGGGCCGGATCGCTACACTATACTGGCAGAAGCGTATGTCCTTGGGATTATGCATGGCGAGTTCTTTGATACTATTCCCACGCCTGAACCCACGTGGATGGAATTCCATTGA
- a CDS encoding phospholipase A2 (similar to Metarhizium robertsii ARSEF 23 XP_007826619.1) — protein sequence MKGFITTAVVFAVAASALPTASPAEALWQLENRATTCTNAATDNLIFTVSIDSFEKSRNAKDPSACDWSSDNCSWSPDKPDGFNFIPSCHRHDFGYRNTKAQKRFTTDMKTRIDDNFKKDLYKYCSQFSGIWSYKGVECRRIADIYVAFVRKLGKRVGEEREFTARETSILDIQLDD from the coding sequence ATGAAGGgcttcatcaccacagcCGTGGTATTCGCTGTCGCCGCCTCAGCGCTACCCACCGCCAGTCCGGCTGAGGCCCTATGGCAACTTGAGAACCGCGCGACCACTTGCACCAATGCTGCCACCGATAATCTCATCTTCACAGTCTCCATTGATAGCTTCGAGAAGTCTCGCAACGCCAAAGACCCTTCAGCTTGTGACTGGTCCTCTGACAATTGCTCCTGGTCACCGGACAAGCCAGAcggcttcaacttcatccccAGCTGCCACCGTCATGACTTTGGCTACCGCAACACAAAGGCCCAGAAGCGCTTCACCACAGACATGAAGACGAGAATTGACGACAACTTCAAGAAGGATCTCTACAAATACTGCTCGCAGTTCTCTGGCATTTGGTCCTATAAGGGTGTGGAGTGCCGTCGCATTGCGGACATTTATGTTGCCTTTGTGCGTAAGCTGGGCAAGCGGGTAGGAGAGGAGCGTGAATTCACGGCGCGTGAGACCAGCATTCTCGATATTCAACTGGATGATTAA
- a CDS encoding amino acid transporter (similar to Magnaporthe oryzae 70-15 XP_003715925.1), producing the protein MKFFQSRRDKKQWESQYEDEKQKYNDSLNREDVSPAREGVLVGEQEQAANIFSEGGKNYRTMGRWDTALVLASNQVGLGILSLPKILDVLGIVPSVITIIGFGVVSWYTAYELLQFYRRHPHVVNMVDMARVVGGVPFEIIFGICLLIKICFTCGSATITISIALNTLSNHGMCTVGFAGIAAIACWLLCLPRKFKFVAQVGLPSTISIIAAVLIVIISLGVSPPQNAPPGFDKNLKVVGNPSFSDGVNAVLKVCYAYAGNVGFVSYMAEMKNPGKDFVPALTVLQVFSVVLYVVIAVAIYCLSGQYTTSPALGSAPTIPAKVAYGIVLPAILSTGLVFGHTAIKYLYVVAMRAMKSTDQLTDRSFKSWGTWIACATLFWIVSFVIANAIPIFDSILSIASATFIAWFTFGISGVFWYHRNWQERFHRKNIPLAIINALLIAQALFMNGVGLWAAITQLIDIFNDKENKVGGVFPCADNSLF; encoded by the coding sequence ATGAAGTTCTTTCAATCCAGGAGGGACAAGAAGCAGTGGGAGTCCCAGTACGAAGACGAAAAGCAAAAGTACAACGACAGTCTTAATCGAGAAGATGTCTCCCCAGCACGTGAAGGAGTCTTGGTTGGCGAGCAGGAGCAAGCCGCTAACATCTTCAGCGAGGGTGGCAAGAATTACCGAACAATGGGACGTTGGGACACTGCTCTAGTCCTTGCGTCTAATCAAGTTGGGTTGGGTATTCTTTCTTTGCCCAAGATTCTCGATGTCTTGGGAATTGTCCCCTCCGTTATTACCATTATAGGCTTCGGCGTTGTATCTTGGTACACGGCATACGAACTCCTTCAGTTCTACCGCAGACACCCGCACGTCGTCAACATGGTTGATATGGCTCgtgttgttggaggtgtGCCATTTGAGATCATTTTCGGAATTTGCCTTCTCATCAAGATCTGTTTCACATGCGGGTcggccaccatcaccatttCCATTGCGCTCAATACACTCTCCAACCACGGGATGTGCACAGTTGGCTTTGCAGGTATCGCTGCCATTGCATGCTGGTTGCTCTGCTTGCCCCGAAAGTTCAAGTTTGTGGCGCAAGTTGGTCTCCCATCCACGATTAGCATCATTGCTGCTGTTCTCATTGTTATCATCAGCCTTGGCGTGTCACCACCGCAGAATGCGCCGCCCGGATTcgacaagaacttgaagGTTGTTGGAAACCCATCCTTCTCAGATGGTGTCAATGCAGTTCTGAAAGTTTGCTATGCCTATGCTGGCAATGTTGGGTTTGTCTCATACATGGCCGAGATGAAGAATCCTGGCAAGGATTTTGTTCCCGCTCTCACCGTCCTGCAAGTATTTTCCGTCGTCCTCTACGTCGTCATAGCAGTAGCTATTTACTGCCTTTCTGGTCAATACACCACCTCGCCGGCTCTGGGATCTGCGCCTACCATCCCAGCGAAAGTTGCCTACGGAATCGTTCTGCCAGCTATTCTATCTACTGGACTGGTGTTTGGCCACACGGCCATCAAGTACCTCTACGTTGTTGCCATGCGAGCGATGAAATCGACTGATCAGCTTACCGATAGATCGTTCAAATCTTGGGGCACATGGATCGCATGTGCTACTCTGTTCTGGATCGTTTCGTTCGTCATCGCTAACGCAATTCCCATTTTCGACTCTATTTTATCCATCGCCTCTGCCACATTCATTGCATGGTTTACCTTTGGCATCAGCGGCGTGTTTTGGTATCACCGCAACTGGCAAGAGAGATTTCACAGGAAGAACATACCCCTTGCTATTATCAACGCGTTGCTTATTGCTCAGGCTCTGTTTATGAATGGCGTTGGGTTGTGGGCGGCGATTACGCAGTTGATTGACATATTCAACGACAAAGAGAACAAAGTCGGAGGCGTGTTTCCCTGTGCAGATAACTCATTGTTTTAA
- a CDS encoding phosphoglycerate mutase family protein (similar to Metarhizium acridum CQMa 102 XP_007810806.1) gives MKFAYLLTLVGGAVAANPMVFLIRHGEKPADDDQPGLSAQGKKRAQCLREVFGAGSNYHVGYILAQAYKPDGSRKRPFDTVSPLAQDLGLKVDTSCDRDDSKCVKKAVKNYKGPGNILICWEHKALSDIAEELGASDVDDYPKDRFDEIWIDPYPYKKITDIVSENCSGLDN, from the exons ATGAAGTTTGCATATCTTCTTACTCTTGTTGGCGGCGCCGTCGCAGCGAATCCCATGGTATTCTTGATCCGCCATGGTGAGAAGCCCGCGGATGATGATCAGCCGGGCTTGAGCGCCCAGGGCAAAAAGCGTGCACAATGCCTCAGAGAGGTCTTTGGAGCAGGATCCAACTATCACGTTGGCTACATTCTGGCCCAGGCCTACAAGCCAG ATGGCTCGAGAAAACGCCCGTTTGACACGGTCTCGCCGCTGGCGCAGGATCTTGGACTCAAGGTTGACACCTCGTGCGACCGAGATGACAGCAAGTGTGTCAAGAAAGCTGTAAAGAACTACAAGGGGCCCGGAAACATTCTCATCTG CTGGGAGCACAAGGCTTTGAGTGACATTGCAGAGGAGCTGGGGGCAAGCGACGTGGACGACTATCCCAAAGATCGGTTCGATGAGATCTGGATCGACCCTTATCCCTACAAGAAGATTACTGACATTGTTTCGGAAAACTGCTCTGGTCTGGACAACTAG
- a CDS encoding cerato-platanin (similar to Metarhizium robertsii ARSEF 23 XP_007824223.1): protein MIASIATVLVASAAAVSAGAIPKRGQSASITPHDQYSSSIGVIGGKINTNRVAYWPMGVNCNDICVKVSYKGRSVHLLKIDQSGGAHDISYDAWNYLAFGKSAKDEPHTGGGIAMDYEFVDADECKDLMDDGKLPLSASNSMGYVGSCTQDKSSWVAKNYELINILDPVCHYGYDEKCTLDLSVSNQPKCPHTLGENHSPTGLKVTNIEYGTGKEVTA from the coding sequence ATGATTGCTTCCATCGCTACCGTTCTCGTcgcctctgctgctgccgtCTCAGCTGGCGCCATCCCCAAGCGCGGCCAGAGTGCTAGCATCACTCCCCACGACCAGTACTCTTCCTCCATCGGTGTTATCGGAGGCAAGATCAACACCAACCGTGTTGCCTACTGGCCCATGGGTGTCAACTGCAATGACATTTGCGTCAAGGTCTCTTACAAGGGCCGCAGCGTCCACCTCCTGAAGATtgaccagtctggtggtgccCACGACATCTCTTACGATGCCTGGAACTACCTCGCCTTTGGCAAGTCTGCCAAGGACGAGCCTCACACCGGCGGTGGCATCGCCATGGACTACGAATTCGTCGATGCCGACGAGTGCAAGGACCTCATGGACGACGGCAAGCTGCCTCTCTCTGCCTCCAACAGCATGGGCTACGTCGGCTCTTGCACCCAGGACAAGAGCAGCTGGGTCGCCAAGAACTAcgagctcatcaacatcctcgaCCCTGTCTGCCACTACGGCTACGATGAGAAGTGCACTCTCGACCTGAGCGTCAGCAACCAGCCCAAGTGCCCTCACACCCTGGGCGAGAACCACTCTCCCACCGGTCTCAAGGTCACCAACATTGAGTACGGCACTGGCAAGGAGGTCACTGCCTAA
- a CDS encoding NADH:ubiquinone oxidoreductase, B18 subunit (similar to Metarhizium robertsii ARSEF 23 XP_007824220.1), producing MASDAATETRAATREEMRDARLPLAYRDSCAHLLIPLNKCRKETWYAPWKCSDERHSYEKCQYDEFKKRVAKMDELRESKGGERSN from the exons ATGGCTTCCGACGCAGCTACAGAGACGCGGG CCGCCACCCGCGAGGAGATGCGCGATGCCCGTCTTCCGCTCGCCTACCGAGACAGCTGTGCTCACCTCCTAATTCCGTTGAACAAGTGCCGGAAAGAGACATGGTATGCGCCGTGGAAGTGCTCT GACGAGAGACATAGCTATGAAAAATGCCAGTACGACGAATTCAAGAAGAGAGTGGCGAAGATGGATGAGTTGCGGGAATCAAAGGGCGGCGAGCGAAGCAACTAA